GACGGCGGACCCGCCGCCCCTGCTGTTCGTGCAGGGGGAGCTGACCAGTCGCGACGAGATGGCCGTCGCCATCGTGGGAACGCGCAAGTGCAGCCCCTATGGGGCGCAGGTCGCACGGCGGCTGGCGTCCGACCTGGCGCGGCGCGGCTTCACCGTAGTCAGCGGCATGGCCGCCGGCATTGACGCCGAGGCTCACCGGGGCGCCGTGGAGGCCGGCGGCCGCACGGTCGCCGTCATGGCCTCCGGGCCGGACATCACCTACCCGTCCAGTCACAAGGAGTTGCGCGCCGACATCGCCGCCCATGGCGCGGTGCTGACGGAGTACGGCTTTGGGACCCAGCCCCTGCGCGAGCTGTTCCCGAGCCGCAACCGGATCATCGCGGGGCTGACGCTCGGGACGCTGGTGGTGGAGGCGCCGCTGAAGAGCGGGGCGCTCATCACCGCCCATCTCGCGGCCGAGTACGGGCGCGAGGTGCTGGCCGTGCCCGGCAGCATTGACAGCCCGGTGAGCCACGGCTGCCACGACCTCATCAAGAACGGGGCGCGCCTGGTCGAGGTCGCCGAGGATGTGGTGGAGGGGCTGGGGATCATGCTGGAAGCTGCGCCGGTGCAGCGGCCCCGCGCCGACATCCCGGTCTCGACCGACGAGCAGGCTGTGCTGGAGGCGCTGAGCTTCCAGCCGCGCCACGTGGATGAGGTCATCGCCGAAGCCGAGCTGCCCACCTCCCGCATCAACTCGGCGCTGATGCTGCTGGAGATGAAGGGATTGGTGCGGCGCTTCCCGGGGAATACGTATGTGAGGCTGTGAACGGCGGGAACGGCGGGAACGGCGAAGGAACGGAACAACCGCAGAACGGAACAACGGGAACGTCCCGGTCCGAGGGGGTAGTTGGCTGTGTCCGAGGTGGGTTGCGGGGAGCAGGCGCCAGAAGCAGATGAGGGTTCTGCGGTTCCCGGGTACGACTTCAAGAACCTGACGACCTGGCAGGTGGCGATGGAACTGGTCGACCAGGTCTACGGTCTGACCGAGGGCTTCCCCCGCCACGAGCTATACGGATTGGCGTCTCAGATGCAGCGCGCAGCGGTGTCGGTTCCCTCCAACATCGCTGAGGGGCACGCGAGGGACACCAAGCCTGAATACCTGAGAGGCCTGATGCTGGCCCGAGGGTCGCTTGCCGAGCTAGAGACCCAACTCATCATCGCCGTGCGTGTGAAGTACCTCCCGGCGGACCCGCCAATCTGTGCGACCCTCAAACGCTGCTATCGTCTCCTGTACGGTCTCATGGGTTCAGTCCGCCGCCGTTAGCCGCCAGTCGCCGCCGTTGCCGTACCCGTCGTTCCGTTCCTTCCGTTGTTCGCCGTTCCTGTTCTTCCGTTCTTTCCGTTGTTCGCCGTTCGCGTTCTTCCCAAAGGACCTTTACCTTGACCAAAGCTGCCATCATAGTCGAGTCACCTACCAAGACCAAGACCCTGTCGGGGTTCCTGGGCAAGGGCTACAAGCTGCTGGCCTCGATGGGCCATGTGCGCGACCTGCCCGAGGACGACCTGGCCGTGGACGTCGAGAACGGCTTCGCGCCCCACTACGTCACCATCCCCGGCAAGAAGAAGACCATCAGCCAGCTCAAGAAGGAGTTGGCCGACGTGGACGAGGTCTACCTGGCCTCCGACCCCGACCGCGAGGGTGAGGCGATCGCCTGGCACCTGGCGCAGGTGCTGGGCCTCGACCACCCCAAGCGCATCGAGTTCAACGAGATCACCGAGGAGGCCGTCCGGCGGGCCCTGGAGCATCCGCGCGAGATTGATCTGCAGCGCGTGGACGCTCAGCAGGCGCGGCGCGTCCTCGACCGCCTCGTCGGCTACCAGATCAGCCCCCTGCTGTGGCGCAAGATCAGTGGTCGCTCCGGCGCGGCGCTCAGCGCCGGCCGGGTGCAATCGGCCGCCCTGCGCCTGATCTGCGACCGCGAGCGCGAGATCGCCGCCTTCAACCCCGAGGAATACTGGTCGCTCGAAGTGGAGCTGACGCCCCACGGCGAGCCCAAGCCCTTCCGCGCCGCCGTCAAGAGCAAGGACGGCGAGGACCTCGACCTCAAGAACGAGGCGCAGGTCAAGCCACTGGCGGAGGAGTTGCAGCAGGCGCAGTACGTCGTGGCGCAGGTCGAGAAGAAACCGCGCACGCGCAACCCCCAGCCCCCGTTCATCACCAGCACGCTCCAACGCCAGGCCGCCAACGAGCTGAGCTTCTCGGCCCGCAAGACCATGATGGTCGCCGAGCAGCTCTACCAGGGCGTGGACGCCGGCGCCGAGGGCACCGTGGGCCTCATCACCTACATGCGCACCGACTCCACGCGCGTCGCCGACCAGGCCGTGACGCAGGCGCGGGCCTTCATCACAGAGCAGTTCGGCGAGCAGTACATCGGGCCGGGCGCGCGCGGCAAGACCGCCAAGGGCGCCCAGGAAGCCCATGAGGCCATCCGCCCGACCTCGCTCACCCACGGCCCCGAGCAGATGCGCCCCTTCCTGGACAAGGACCAGGCGGCGCTGTATGAGCTGATCTGGCGGCGCTTCATCGCCTCCCAGATGGCCCCGGCGAGGATGGAGCAGGTGGCGGTGGACATCGCGGCCGGGCCCGCCGCACAGGGCGCGGCACCCGCCGCCTCCACCTATGGCCTCCGCGCCACCGGCTCGTCCGTCGTCTTCCCCGGCTACCTGGCCGTCATGCCCGAGAAGGAGGAGGACGGCGCGGTCGCCGTGCTGGCCGAGCTACAGCCCGAGCAGGCGCTCGAACTTGTCCAGGTCTTCCCCGAGCAGCACTTCACCAAGCCCCCGCCCCGCTACACCGAGGCGACGCTGGTGCAGGAGCTGGAAGAGAACGGCATCGGCCGCCCCAGCACCTACGCGGCCATCATCGAGACCCTGCGGCAGCGCAAGTATGTGCGCATGAAGGAACGCGCCTTCGTCGCCACACCCACGGGCCTGGTCGTCTGCGACTACCTGTCCGACTTCTTCCCCCATGTGGTGGACATCGAGTTCACCTCCCGCGTCGAGGAGGACCTCGACGAGGTGGAAGAGGGCCACGTCAACTGGGTGGAGTTGATGCGGCGGTACAACGACGACCTGGAGGGCCAGTTGCAGGCCGCGCAGGGGGAGGCTCAGCAGGAGTTGGAGGGCCAGGCCTGTCCCAAGTGCGGCGGAAAGCTGCTGGTGAAGTACTCGGTCCGCGGGAAGTTCGCGGGCTGCGCCAACTACCCGGACTGCGACTACACCGTGGACCTGGGCACGCCCGTGGCCGCCAAGGAGGCCGCTGAGCCGGTCGGGCGGCAGTGCCCCGAGTGCGGCGCTGACCTGGTCTACCGCGCCGGCTGGAAGGGCCGCCGCTTCATCGCCTGCTCCGGCTTCCCCAAGTGCACCTACAAGGAGCAGGTAGACGCCGACGGGAACGCCCGGCCGCGTGTCGAGCCGCAGAAGACGGACGTGGTGTGCGACAAGTGCGGCGGCGTCATGGTGGTGCGCACCAGCAAGCGCGGGCCGTTCCTGGGCTGCAGCAAGTTCCCTCGCTGCCGCAACACGATGCCGATTGAGCGGCTGGAGGGGGCAGCAGCAGCTACGGCAACGGCAACGGCAACGGCAACGGATAACGGCGGCCAGCAGGATGCTGGCGCTCCTACGGCCAACGGCCCCACGGGCGAAGGGATCAGCCTGACCTGCGACGAGTGCGGGGCGCCAATGGTGGTGCGCCGGGGGCGCAAGGGGCAGTTCGTGGCCTGCACCGCCTACCCCAAGTGCAAGGCCACCAAGCCCATCTCCGCCGCCTATGAGGCCGGCTACCAGAAGCCCGAGCCGCAGAAGCTGCAGGAGAAGTGTCCCGAGTGCGGGAAGGACTTGCTCGTGCGGCAAAGCAAGCGCGGGCAGTTCATCGGCTGCAGCGGCTACCCGAAGTGCCGCTACGCGCGCGACCTGGAGCCCGGAGAGGGCGCGGCGGCGGACAAGGACTAGCGTGATCGGCTTGCGGCGGCACACAGTGCGCGTGGTGGGTCACCGGCCCGAGTGGGTGACGCTGGCCGCCAGCGAGATCGCGCGGCTGCGTGGCGTGCTGGGCGAGCTGGCGCTGGACCTCCAGCATGTGGGCAGCACCGCCGTCGCCGAGCTGCCGGCCAAGCCCATCCTCGACCTGGTCGTGGCCGTACGCGCGCAGGAGGACGTGCCCGAGGTCGTCGCCCGGCTCGTGGCTGCGGGCTATCTGGACCGCGGCGACAGCGGGCGCGAGGGCGGCTATCTGTGCGTGCGGGAGACCGCGCCCAACCTGCGCACCGTGCATCTGCACATCGTCGAGAAAGCCGATAGCCAGTGGCCCAACTACCTGGCCTTCCGCGACCGCCTGCGCGAGGACGCGGCGTTGCGGCAGGAGTATGCCGCCCTGAAGACCGACCTGGCAGCCCGCTACCCCGACGACCGGGCCGCTTACACCGCCGGCAAGCATGACTTCATTCGCCGGACGCTGGCCGCTCAGCAGGCCACTCGCCTCTCCCGCTGAGCCGGCGTTCCGGCGCCGATGGCCCATCACCCCATGGACGCCGATCCCCAACCCGTGACGTCGCCGCGCCTCCCGCTCCTGGCGGCGGTCTTCCTGACCGCCCTGTCGGTGCTGGCCTTCGAGGTGGCGCTGTCACGGGCGTTCTCGGTGCTGCTGCGGTTCCACTTCGTCTTCCTGGCCATCTCGCTGGCGACCAGCGGGCTGGGTCTCGGCGGGCTGGCGGACTACCTGACGGGCCGGTGGCTCCACCGGACGCTGTCTCTCGGCGCCCACCTGTCGCTGCGGGCGGCGGCGCTGGCCGTCCTGTATCCCCTTTCTGTCTACTTGCTGTTCGCTACGCCCCTGGCCGCGCACCTGACCTCCGTGTGGGTGGTCAGCGGCATCTGCATCCTGCCCTTCTTCGTCGCGGGGACGCTGCTGAGCCGCGTCTTCGCCGAGTACTCGCAGGCCGGCGGCACGCTCTACTTCGCCGACCTGTTCGGGGCGGCGCTGGGGAGCTTCCTGGTCATCGGGGCGCTGCAGTGCTTTGGCGCCACCCAGGTGCCGTTCCTGTGCGGTCTGGTGGCCGCGCTGGCCGCGCTGGCGCTCAGCGGCGGCGTGCGGCACGCCCCGACGCGCGGCGTGGCGGTGGCCGTGCCGGTGCTGCTGGCCGGGCTCCTGGTCGCGAACATGAGCCTGAAGCTGGTAGACCTGCCCATCATGCCCCTGCGGGACGACCCGGCGGCCAAGCCCCTGTACCGCGAGCTGGGCGACCCCCAGATCGGCGCCAAGATCGTCTACAGCGAATGGAACGCCTTCGCCCGGACGGATGTCGTCACCAACGCCCGCCCGGACGGCACGACCGACCCGCACGACGACCTCTATATATATACGGACGGCGAAGTGCCGACCAACATGCTGTGGTTCCCGGGGAAGCTGGCGGACCTGGGGCCGCGCCTGGAGAGCTTCATCGGGTTCCGCCCCTTCGACTGGTTCCGGCCGGGGAAGGTGCTGCTGATTGGGCCGGGCGGGGGACTGGATGTACTGCTCGCCTCGGCCGCCGGCGCCCGGCAGATCGTCGGGGCGGAGATCAACCCCTCCATCCCGCGCATCGTGCGCCGCTATGGCGACTTCAACGGACACATCTACGACCGTGAGAACGTGCGCCTGTATGTGGACGAGGGCCGCAGCTTCGTGCGGCGGTCGCGCGAGCAGTACGACCTGATCTACCTGGCCCTGACCAAGACGGCCACCACCGCCAGCAACAGCCTGGCGTTGGTGGAGGGCTACATCTACACCGAGGAAGCCTTCGAGGACTACTTGCAGCACCTGACGCCCGACGGCAAGGTGGCGATGGTGCTGCAGGAGCCGGCGCTGCTGCTGCGGACCATGCTCACGGCCCTGGACGCCCTGCAGCACCAGGGCCTCTCGCGCGAGCAGGCCCTCGACAGCCTGATGGTCGCCAGCGTGCCGGAGGGCATGTACGGGCTAGGGCCGTACCGGCACCTGCTCATCGTGTCGCGGCAGCCCTTCGCCCCGCAGGTGAGCGCCTCCCTGGCCAAGGAGACTGTGGCCATGGGCTTCTCCCCGGGCTACTTCCCCGGGGCCTTTGAGCCCGCGCCGTTCAGTTGGCTGACCCAGCAGGGCGCCACGACGCCGCAGTTCGTCACGGCCTGGAACCAGTGGCAGTTCGGCAAGCAGCTACTGAACATTCTCCCCCGCACCGACGACCAGCCGTTCGTCGTGGACATGACTTTCCGCCTGCCCACCCAGTTCCTGGGTCTGCTCGGCGGCGCTCTGCTGCTGGCGATTGTGTTCTCGGTGGCGGCGATGGCGCGCCAGCGCCGAGAGCGCGGTCTGGCGACGGCGGTCGCTTACTTCGCCCTGCTCGGCGCCGGGTTCATGCTCGTAGAGATCGCGCTGATCCAGAAGTTGGTGCTGTACCTGGGCTACCCGGTGCTCAGCCTCTCGGTCATCCTGTTCGCCCTGCTCCTGGGCGGCGGGCTCGGGAGCCTCATCAGCCAGCGCTGGGGCGTGGCCCGGGCCAGCCGCGTGGCGGGGCTGGCGACGATCGCGGTCGTGGCCTACGGGGTGCTGCTGCAGCACGGGCAGGGGCCGATCGTGGCCGCGACCCTGGGCTGGGACATCCGTCTGCGCTGCCTGGTCACGATGCTGTTGCTGCTGCCGCTGGGGGCGGCGCTGGGCATGCCCTTCCCGACGGGCCTGCGGGCCGTCGGGTCGCACTCGCCGGGGTTCGTGCCGTGGATGTGGGGCGTCAACGGCCTGATGTCGGTGGTCGGCTCCGTGGGTGCGATGATGATCGCCAAGTTCTGGGGGTTCCAGACCACGCTGTGGTGCGGCTGGGCCGTCTACGCGCTCGCGTCCCTACTGGCGTGGAGCGGCCGGCCGCTCGGGACCCGCGGCCACGAGTAGGGCATAACACATGGCAAAGGGACGGCGCCCGATGGGCGCCGTCCCTTGTTGCTCCTTGCCTCCGACGTACGCTCTATTCCGCTTTCGCCACCGTCGTCGCGAGCGACAGCCGCGCAATCTCCCCCAGCGGCGTCCCCGAGGCGTTCTGCAACTCCACCACCACTTGCTTGGCCTCCGCCTCGTTCGGCAACTCCTGTGCCAGCTTGACGACGTCCGCAGGGCTGACCTTCAGCGTCGTGGGCTGGCCGATGGCCTTGCCTTCGGCGCCCTGCAGCGTGAAGGCCAGGTTGCCCGGCGCGAAGACGCCGAGCACGCCGGTGAGCTTCGTCTTGCCCTCGGCGCGCGTCACCTTGAGCGGCTCCTGGATGGCCGCCACGTCGCCGACGCTCACCACCGGGCCGCCTACGCGCGTGGCATACCAGTCGAACGTGAGCTCGGTGCTTTCCCCGGGGCGCAACGTGCGGGTCGGGCCGCACAGGCCGGTCTGCAGGTACGACTGCTCGCCCGAGACCTCGATCAGGACGGTCGAGTCCTGCTCGGGATAGGTGGCCAGCTTGTTGGCCGTGAAGCGCTGGACAAAGCCGTACTCGTGCGCCTCGTCGAGATAGGCGAGCCAACCGGCGAAGCTGTCGGCGCCCAGGCGCGCCGCCTGGCCCTGCGACGAGACCTGCAGCAGGTGGTCGGCGAGCACCTTGAACTGCCCGGCGCCGCCCTGCTTGAGGGTCACGTAGCCCGGCTGGTGCTTGGTCTCGGGGTTGAGCGGGAGATACAGGCGGGCCTTCTCGCTGAACTTCTCCTCACCGTCGAGCGAGGCCGGCACTTGCGCCAGGCCGCAGAACGACCACTCGACGGTCTCGCTCGAGACATTGGTGATCTTCTCACTGACGCGCACCTGGGAGGAGGCGCCAAAGAGCTTGATGGAGCGGGTGATCTGCAGCCCCGTCAGCTTGTCTTCGGGGCTGCGCAGCTCCACCTCGACATTGCGCCCGCTGGGGGTGAGGATCTTGCCGACCCACTTGCCCTCGTCCAGCGACGAGCCCAGGGGGTCGGGGGGGCCCTGCCAGCGCTGACTGGCCGCCGGCCAGAGCTTGTAGCCGCCGAAGTTGTGCCAGCGGCGCTCCGCCTCGGTGGTGGCGGGCGGGTAGGTCTTGCCGCGCTGGGCGGGGTTGGTCCACAGGAAGGGGTGGCTCCCGAGCTTGTATTCCATGATGCGCCCGCCGATGTCCGGCACGGCCACGACGGTGACCATGCCGTTGGTCAGACGCAAGGCGCGCCATCCCTGGTAGTCAATCTCCTCGGCCTTGGCCTCTTCGCTGGCCGGGGCAATGGGGCTGGTACTGCTGGTGATGCCCTGCACCTCGCGGCGAGGGCTCGTGCTCTCCACCCCCGCGCCGCAGCCGACGACGCCGACCACGACAGCGGCCAATCCGAGCCACAACAGGACACGGGACGTACTCATGGGTATCATCTCCCGGGTGAGACCGGGGCCTCTGGCGTGGCCCCACCACTTAGACGCCACCACATCGGCCAGGGTTGCCTCGATGTATACCCTTCGCCGGCAGCCGGGCGCCTTCCTCCTCGGGCGGGGCTCGGACAGCCCCTGAAGGCGCACCGGCAGCAACGCGACGTAACGGCAAGTTTGCCG
This is a stretch of genomic DNA from bacterium. It encodes these proteins:
- the dprA gene encoding DNA-processing protein DprA; this encodes MDAADAWLILNGSHLSPARQRRLLDAFGDADGVVTAAEADLLGVEGFTRQHVGMLRRAERELDLPALRQQMMTHGVSLLPCTAPDYPRALRETADPPPLLFVQGELTSRDEMAVAIVGTRKCSPYGAQVARRLASDLARRGFTVVSGMAAGIDAEAHRGAVEAGGRTVAVMASGPDITYPSSHKELRADIAAHGAVLTEYGFGTQPLRELFPSRNRIIAGLTLGTLVVEAPLKSGALITAHLAAEYGREVLAVPGSIDSPVSHGCHDLIKNGARLVEVAEDVVEGLGIMLEAAPVQRPRADIPVSTDEQAVLEALSFQPRHVDEVIAEAELPTSRINSALMLLEMKGLVRRFPGNTYVRL
- a CDS encoding four helix bundle protein produces the protein MSEVGCGEQAPEADEGSAVPGYDFKNLTTWQVAMELVDQVYGLTEGFPRHELYGLASQMQRAAVSVPSNIAEGHARDTKPEYLRGLMLARGSLAELETQLIIAVRVKYLPADPPICATLKRCYRLLYGLMGSVRRR
- the topA gene encoding type I DNA topoisomerase — its product is MTKAAIIVESPTKTKTLSGFLGKGYKLLASMGHVRDLPEDDLAVDVENGFAPHYVTIPGKKKTISQLKKELADVDEVYLASDPDREGEAIAWHLAQVLGLDHPKRIEFNEITEEAVRRALEHPREIDLQRVDAQQARRVLDRLVGYQISPLLWRKISGRSGAALSAGRVQSAALRLICDREREIAAFNPEEYWSLEVELTPHGEPKPFRAAVKSKDGEDLDLKNEAQVKPLAEELQQAQYVVAQVEKKPRTRNPQPPFITSTLQRQAANELSFSARKTMMVAEQLYQGVDAGAEGTVGLITYMRTDSTRVADQAVTQARAFITEQFGEQYIGPGARGKTAKGAQEAHEAIRPTSLTHGPEQMRPFLDKDQAALYELIWRRFIASQMAPARMEQVAVDIAAGPAAQGAAPAASTYGLRATGSSVVFPGYLAVMPEKEEDGAVAVLAELQPEQALELVQVFPEQHFTKPPPRYTEATLVQELEENGIGRPSTYAAIIETLRQRKYVRMKERAFVATPTGLVVCDYLSDFFPHVVDIEFTSRVEEDLDEVEEGHVNWVELMRRYNDDLEGQLQAAQGEAQQELEGQACPKCGGKLLVKYSVRGKFAGCANYPDCDYTVDLGTPVAAKEAAEPVGRQCPECGADLVYRAGWKGRRFIACSGFPKCTYKEQVDADGNARPRVEPQKTDVVCDKCGGVMVVRTSKRGPFLGCSKFPRCRNTMPIERLEGAAAATATATATATDNGGQQDAGAPTANGPTGEGISLTCDECGAPMVVRRGRKGQFVACTAYPKCKATKPISAAYEAGYQKPEPQKLQEKCPECGKDLLVRQSKRGQFIGCSGYPKCRYARDLEPGEGAAADKD
- a CDS encoding GrpB family protein codes for the protein MIGLRRHTVRVVGHRPEWVTLAASEIARLRGVLGELALDLQHVGSTAVAELPAKPILDLVVAVRAQEDVPEVVARLVAAGYLDRGDSGREGGYLCVRETAPNLRTVHLHIVEKADSQWPNYLAFRDRLREDAALRQEYAALKTDLAARYPDDRAAYTAGKHDFIRRTLAAQQATRLSR
- a CDS encoding DUF4380 domain-containing protein encodes the protein MSTSRVLLWLGLAAVVVGVVGCGAGVESTSPRREVQGITSSTSPIAPASEEAKAEEIDYQGWRALRLTNGMVTVVAVPDIGGRIMEYKLGSHPFLWTNPAQRGKTYPPATTEAERRWHNFGGYKLWPAASQRWQGPPDPLGSSLDEGKWVGKILTPSGRNVEVELRSPEDKLTGLQITRSIKLFGASSQVRVSEKITNVSSETVEWSFCGLAQVPASLDGEEKFSEKARLYLPLNPETKHQPGYVTLKQGGAGQFKVLADHLLQVSSQGQAARLGADSFAGWLAYLDEAHEYGFVQRFTANKLATYPEQDSTVLIEVSGEQSYLQTGLCGPTRTLRPGESTELTFDWYATRVGGPVVSVGDVAAIQEPLKVTRAEGKTKLTGVLGVFAPGNLAFTLQGAEGKAIGQPTTLKVSPADVVKLAQELPNEAEAKQVVVELQNASGTPLGEIARLSLATTVAKAE